TTTTACTCCTTTTATTCTTACCTAGGCTGCTCAGTGCTGACAgcccaaaaaaaaccccaacccactTATTTTTACAACCTGGCTGCAGCGTGaacagatgctgctgctccctgttcacccacagcaaaaccagagctcCAGAAAGTGAACTGGCTCACCTGGGATTACAGGGCAGGAACGGCAAACACACACTGGTCCTGACTCACgttaattttacattaatttcaCTCATCCCTGAAATACCAGCAGGGATGTAGCAGTATGCTGTATGAACTTAGGAtggggaggcgggggggaagaaaaaaaaacaaaacaaaaaacaacaactgtTCTAAAAGCAGATAAACAAGGTGCATTTTTGCCAAAGCAAGCTCGAGCTCCACCAGTTTGGAACCGGTGTCCCTTTCCCAGACTGACCACAGGAACGTCTGTAATGTGCCAAGGCCGGTGCTGGAACCTGGAAGTTTTTGGTTTAGCTCATTGTCACCACCTCGTCTCTTCCGCTGTCAATGCCAGGAAGGTGTCGGCCACCCACGAGACCGGCCAGGCAGGTGGGATGCCCAACCGGAGGGAGCTGGGATACTGCACCGTGAGAGCCCCCACCGTGCCATGGTCCCCAACACAAGTTAAACGCAGACAATAAgtggaccaaaaaaaaaaaaaaaaaaaaaaaaaaaaaaaaatggatcaCATCACCCTCTCTGCCGTCTTTCTTTTGCGGGTTCACCCTGCAACTCACCATAATCACAGCGATACACGGAGCTACTCGTTTCTCTCCAGTCTCGGGGATTGAGCCCCGAAATTTTGCCACAAGTATCAGTAAACTCTTCAAAAACAGGGGGGCCAGGACAGTGCTGCTTTGAGAAAAGCTGGGTACTCTTGACTCCCGCTCACCACCAAGCCAGGAGTCCTCAAGTAAAGCACAACCATGCCACACGCTCTACAACATCCTGCTTCGGCtgtgggaaattattttatgtatacatatatactgCAGCAACGTTCGAATGAAGTCAGTCACGTTGGGCCTCCTAGAAACGCGCCAGGGCATTGTCCCTGTGTCAGAACAACAACTCCTTCCCTAAGTTAGGCTGTGCCGACCTCCCAGAGCTGAAAAACCCCAGGACTGTCTCGGTCCTGCCAGCCACCGCTGCCGCACGCGGAGATGGTTCTACATGAGGTTGAGTCTTATCAGCGCTTCGATTTTTCTAAGCAAGCATCGACCTTTGAGATCTGGTgagctctgctcccctcccacaCTGCTGATGCTGGAACTCGACTATAATTTGGCTCTATTTAATAATTACCGTTACTCTGCAATTATCACCacctgatttttctctttgttaacgtttgctggggaggggaggaggcttTTCTGCCGTGCCAGAGAGCTAAAGATGTCTCGGATTCAAGACGACGTGGATGTGCCGCTCGCTGCTGCGGCGTTTAACCAGGCACCGATCAAAACGCCTTTCTTAAGTCAACCGTGTCGGAGCTGGCAGGGAGACCCTGGGGGCCGTGTCGGAGCTGGCAGGGAGACCCTGGGGGCCGTGCACTTGCCGTTTCCCCCCCCAGCTAACCAGACACAAGCTCCCATACACACAGGAGAGGCTAATTAAAGAGTACAGGTGAGCAAAGAGCACTGCCACAGAAGCCGTTATTATTGAAATGAGACAGCAAGGGGAGGATCCTTAATGAaatgggggaggaagggaatcAGAGGGAGAACAAAGtgaaagggggaagaaagagtTGAGGGAAAGGAGGACCTGACTGACGGAAGATGTGGCAGAGGCgcagaaaccaaaccaacaaacgTTCTTTCTTTAACAtctgatttttctcctctgctctcgTTGCTCAGGCGCCCTCGTTCCGGAAGGCTCCAAGCAAACGGCCCGGCATCCTGGGGCTAAAGCACAGCTCACCTTGCTCAGCTCAGCCCTCAGCTGCGCCCGGCCCAGCTGAGAGAGGCTGGCTCTGGCTCCAGGGGCCGGAGCAGACCTTCAGCGTGCGAATCCTTCCCGGAATCCAACACGCTCCAGACAAGCTGCTACCAAGCACAGCCTCGGGCTCCAGGGAAGGTGGCTGCTTACCTGTTCAGACCTGCAGGATCATTTGCCTGAGCAACAAAGAGACAGAGGTGAGCCTACGAGTTCTCCCAGCAAGGCCATTGCCTCCTTCCTAGTGGGTTTCCCTAGCTAAAGGCTGCTACCCAGCACAGCACCATCCCGCTGAGCACAGGGCAGGATTATCTCGTTACGCCAGCAGCAGTTATCACCAAGTAAGCAGTTGCATTTGGCTTGTGTCCATTTAGCAGGCGCGGGTTGATGGCCTGTTAGACACAGGCAGTGGCAAAAGCAGCCTCTctctccaccagcacagccGTGCTTCCGCTTCGCTGACTACGGAGAGGCTCCGCAGACCACGTAAGtctctgctttcccagctgaAGTCACAAGGAACGTGGAATTCCAGCCCTTCCACTGTCATCTTTTGTGAAAAGCGTTTTCCCATGGGTCAACTAGAGAGAGCAGCGACACAGATCTCAACTGCCCGCCAGGGCTGAGTCTGAAACAGAATGTTACAAACCCACGGATCTGAACCCCTTCAGCCACGTGGAAAATCACTCTGGCTATTGCATACAAACTCCTGCCCAGACAGAGCGTGCAATAGCCACATCACCCTCAATCTCCTCCAGAAATGGGCAATATTGTGCCAGCCTCCGTCTCTCCTCGGGACCATCCCGCCACCCTTTTCCCAACCCTGCCTCAATCGAACGCATTGCTGGTGAAAGGTGTGATCTTCTCCAGCGAGACGGTCGTTTCACACTCCTGGTGCATGGCGGCAGGCAAGGCATCCACAGGGCAGGTGTTGCGAGTGGGCTTGGAGACCTGAGAAACACGGTCAAAGGACACCTCGTTGTTTTCCATGGGCAGAACAGcatggggaaggagctgggggcagctgaGGGTCACCACTTCCTTCTGATAGGTGGTGTCATGGTGGTAGGAGACCAGCTGGTTGCTGAAGTTCACTGTCTCCACTGCATTGCTGGGGCAAAGGCAGCCACAGCCCAAGATGGTTGCAAAAGCTCTCCGGAATTCTGCATTGAAGGCGTAGATGATCGGATTGAGAGAAGAGTTGGCCCACCCGAACCAGACGAAGGTGTTGAAGACCACCTCGCTGACACAAGGTAGCTCTCCTGGCTCATGGAGGTCAGCACTACAGAAGGGCACCATGCAGTTGAGCACAAAGAAGGGCAGCCAGCAGAAGACAAAGATGCCCATGATGATGGAAAGGGTCTTGAGGACCTTGGTCTCCCTCTTGAAGGAGTTCTTCAGGGAGGCCTCGTGAGGGCAGTCGTTGCTGTGGCAATTCTGGGCATGTTCCACCGCCCTCTCCAGGGAGGAGATCCTGCGGATCTGCCGCCGAGCAATGCGGAAGATGCGAGTGTACGTCACAATCATGATGGCAACAGGGATGTAGAAGCTAATGAGAGACGACGAGATGGCGTAAGTCCTGTTGAGGCTGGAATCACAGTTCTCCTCCTCCCTGGTGACGTTCAAACCTGGCTCCCGCAGGCTAAGTCGCTCACGATCCTTGTGCCACTTCAGCTGCACAGGGATGAAAGAAATCAAGAGGGACAGTAGCCAAGCCACTCCGATCATGACAAAAGCCACGTGCTGTGTCATCTGCCTCTGATAGCGGAAGGGATTGGAAATGGCCCAGTAACGGTCCACGCTGATGATGCACAAGTTGAGGATGGAGGCTGTGGAGCACATGATATCAAAAGCCACCCAAACATCACAGAAAGCCCCAAAGGGCCAGAAGCCCGCCACCTCGGTGGCAGCCTTCCAGGGCATCACCAGTAGAGCCACAAAGAGGTCGGACACTGCCAAGGAGATAACGAAGAAATTGGTGACCTTAGAGCGCAAGTGTCTGAACTTGaccacagccacacacaccaGGGTGTTGCCCAGGAGCGTGGAGAGgatgagaaggaaaagtaaGGCAGCTGTCACCACACGGAAGAACAACTCTGAGTTGCcttcctctgcccagctcttccTACTGCTGGTGTCGTTGATCCCACCCTGCCCACCTCCTTCTGCGGAGGAGTAAAAACCATCCATGGGTTGCCCTTTGTTCCAGTCCCTTGAGAGGTTTCACAGCTGTTCCAAGACTCCACCAGCATCCAAACCCCCTTTTCACGGCTCCGCTGACATCTCGGAAGCACCAGCTGCAGTCCTCCCAGCTCTCGTACCCAGCCAGGCAACCCAGCACAAGGAAAACTGCTCGAAGCTCTCGTCCCTTTCCAAGTCTCCTCCTGACAGCGTGGCGTTTCGTTTCTTCCCCTCTCGCCTCCCACCCCACTTTTCTTTCTCCGCAGCCTGCTGCTCATGAAAGAGCTGGCACTCACCTCCGGCACTCGAGCGAGCTGGGAAGGCTTTGCTGCAAGCCTTCCTCTCTCGGCAGCTCTTCATCCCTTGTTGATCCGCGCCCGCTACAGAATCCCAGTCAATCCCTTCTGCAGCGGCCAGGCTGCGACTTGCTGCCAGATGCAAGAGGGAATCCGAGCTCTCTCTGCTCTTGCGGACGGACCCTCTCTGCTCATAAaacaggctgctctgctctctgctcttccctctTGCTAATTGCCTCTGGATTTCACACAGGTGAGGTCTGTCTCTGCCCACACACCAGGTCCCCCACTCACCAGGTCCATCCTCTGTCAGCCAAGAAGAACGTGGCACTGGAAGACTGCAGCTGACAGGGTAAGTCGCTTGGGAATTAGGCGATAGGATGGAAAGGGTGAAACAACAAACATTCGAGTGGGATTTCAGGGTCTTCAATGCAGATCAGCAAGGAAATTTAGCGTGCTTGATCTCTGAATAAAAGACACTTCACCGCACAGGCACTGAGTCACGGCTCAAACATATGACCCTAAACCAGTTCCTCCCCCCTGTCCCGAGCCGCCCAGCTGCAAGTGCTGCAAAAATGGCATTCACTTTCCACTGCAAAATTCCTTTGTGtccacacagaggaaaaaaaaaacaaaaaaaagaaaaaaaaaaaaaagagaaagaaaaaaggtaacatacacacaaaaatgaaaagcttgCACAAATCttgaagttttgctttctgacaTTGCCAGACAAAGCACAGTTTTCAGGCTTTCAGTAGAGGTTACATGTAGAACCAAAGAGGATACCGAACACCACTTTGACAAGTTTTTATCCTGAATAAAGGTACTTTTAGCGAAGCAGTCTAAGGTAGCTTCTCTTTCAAATTCACTGTTCTTTAACTCCTAGCTAATTCCACATTAGCTGTCACCTCAGCGATCGACTAGCAGCTAAAAACattaacaggaaaaatcaagataccgttccagcacagcacccagccctgtcAGCAAACAGCCGTCACCTCCAAAGAGGTCTCCTCGCAACTCTTACCAACCGTGCCTCCAAAAACTCAGAACAGCTCCCCCCCTCGCACGGGGGCCGAGCAGAGCCggacagccccagcctgccGTGCCGAAGGTGGGGGCACAGCCGGGGGCTCTCACTCCAGACTGACTCTCACCCCAAGACTCCCCCCTCTTACATCGTGGGGAAAACACCACAGTATTAGGAACCAGGTCTGATCTACTAAGGCACAGTTTAGCCTTGGAAGCACTTGGAGTCCATCACTTCGTAACTAAAGCCACTCTGTAAGCAAAAAGGCTCCTTTGATGAAGACATGTCAGAAAAATCCTTTAGGAAGCAAAGTTTCCTCAAGAGCTGGCTCTGTAACAGCTGCTTAAACGGGGACCTGCTTTTGAGAAACGCCTTGCTGGTATACTGGCCGAGGTGGGAAAGAGCAGCAAACACTTTCCAAGTCAAACTGAGAAAACGACCAGGCAGCTCAGCATTAATTCACTCATTACACCTGTAGTTGCTGTAGTGTATCATGGCCACTTGTGCCTTTGCCTGTCACACATACCActtctgaagaaagcagcagccaatCTATACAGAACCAGCTCAGCTACACTGAGATTTAATTAACCTGACCCTGCGACCCAGGCTTTGCATCAACCCAGCTAGAGCAGGAACTGCCCAAGAGCAACTTTCAAACCTGAGCACAATTATTCTCTCAGAGATACAGCACCAAGAAGCTGACTCCTAAAGTAAACAGCACACTTGCTTTGTGATAGGTTAAAGAAACTTGTTGCCAGCATGTCACAGCATTTACTTCTAAAGGCTTTGTTTAATTAAGCCTCATTAGTTCCACCGTCggcagcctgctcctgccaaGTGCCTAcgccaggcagagcagctggatggCACCAAGAGCCGGCTCACGGCTCTGCACCCTCCCTGGGGTCTTCTGCGTTAGGCCAGCTCCCTTCCTCCTGACCAGAACAtcaccagaagaaaagaagggcCACCCGACTGCCCAGACACCCCAGGACCCTGGCAGTGCACTAAACCACGCAAGGACGCCTGCAGATGCATTGTCCTCTGTGCCCTAACAGGCGTTTTTCTCACGTTCCCTAGACCCAGCACGAAGATTTTTAAGTTGCAAAACGCAAAGAGGATGATGCTCTCACTGCTCTCAAAGAGAGCGGCGACGGCAGGTGATCTGTCACACAGCATTAAAATCATGGCAGGGGCTTGGAACAGGAGCTCACGGCACGCTTAGGTCGCACACGCGAAGCCAGGACGCGTTCCAGGAAATCATTCCTCGAGATAAAAGGAAGCCTGCCTCCTCCTTAGGAGCTGAAAAACGTCTTAAGAAAGGATCTCGCCCTTGCACACAACTTACACTGAAGCAAACATTCAAAGCTGGGTTGGCGGGGGGAAGACAGGATGGGAAGGGATCCAACGTACGATCCAATTTCTGTGCATCTCGGCATTCACCTAATGAAGAAAGGACTGTTAACCCCGCTGTCATCGGCAAACAAAACGCAATTACTCAAACGAAATACTGGCAGTTACTCATGTTCACAGATTAACGCCTCCTGCCTGCTAGATGCAATCTTCTCGACTGAGAAAACCGTTCTATTGCATTATATTACTAAACAGTTGCTGTTTCCTCACATAAGCAGCTGCTATTTTTTCTGAGAATCAAGTTAAGTACTATTTTAAACAGCACTCAAATATGATAAGATACCAGTTTAGTGGCAATTCAGCTCTaggtttttatatttaatttcctcACCCAGCAAGAAACTGCCCTCtatttcccttccctgctgtctCACCAAAATATACTTAAAATTCTCTATTCAGCCATCTTGATTACATTCCTCACTCTGcatcaaaggaagaaaattacaagCCACTTcaaataaagcagcagctgcttgggtTTAACTCTTCCATGTCTCTTCCAGAACGGCTGTCTCAGTCCGATGCGTTACAGAACCACAGGAGAGCGTTTATTCCTACAGGAATCACTTTGCACCTTACTTCCAGAGAAGGTACAAGTTCTGATAGCAGGGGAGAAGGCAAGGGGTTGTcagatgaattttaaaaaaatccagtgatACTGGCTGTAAGCAAAACCTGagccctgcaaaaaaaaaaaaaaaaaaaaaaaaaacacaaaacaccacaccccacaaaaaaacaaaaaaccacaaaaaccccacagtagCTCTCCAGGGCTCAGCACGCCAGTTCAGATCAAACCTCTTGCCAAAGGAAACAGGCTTGACTGCCTGCAAATTCAAAGCTTACTTCAGGCATCTTAGTATCAGAGGGAAGTAGGAGTAATTTGTTTTGAGCAGTTTATACGCCAGGTTACTCATTTAGAGGCATtgtcttcagaggaaaaaaacagcaccAGTCTCCTCGGCTGTGCTGCTTAATTACAATCAGAAAAAGGAGCTGGATAAAAACTGTCCCCGAAAAAGGCTTACGAAAAAGGTTCAGTACAAAACCAAGGGGTCCGTTAGAACTGACTTCCTAGCGCAGCAGTTTCCTCCACAGCAAGGTGGGTGAGGCAAAGGACGGTGTTCTGTGCCAGCCTTGAAACTGCATGTTTGTGAGAGGCACAACgacaaaaaaagaagtggaaagatAAGAcaagctgaaggaaagaaaaagaaacaagcctttCCAAAACGCTACTCAGAAAATTAAGGCTGTACAACCCAAAATCCGGCACAGGCTACTTGGTAAAAGACAACTTTAAAAGGTTAAACGTCactgttgggcttttttttaaacacagagtGAAGACTCGGAGAAATCAAAGTCTGGTACAGCAGATACTCAGTTTGGTTTTCGACAAAGCAGCCCAGGAATCCGCCCATTTACTTTCAGCAGGCAAGCTTTATAAATGCAGAAGCACGGCTGGAACAGCACGGATATGGCAGTGATCTGtggcacagggaaagaaaaagaggcacCACAAGGGACTCCggttcctcccctcccctttaTTACACGTAGGCAGAGAAGACAGTGGTTTTTCTCCCGTTTACTTACAAAGGAAAGGAATACAGAGCTCCAAGTCATTTTACACAATTCCGTGTGCAGCCTGGGTAAACTGCTAGCTGGCGACAGCACACCTTCTCTGGCAGGAGCCTGCGCTCTGGAACAAAGCGACAATGAAGCCAGAGCCAACACAACACCCTGGTGACACCTGTAACTTCTTCCTCTGTCCTCTGGGGCTAAAAGCTGGGTCTTCAATAATGAACAGGACACGGGAGCTCCAGCCCTAGTTTACCATTCACCCAAGCTGCCATCCACATAGCTCGAGCAATGGAGCTTGGTACAAGAGGCAGCGCAGAAATGGTGACAGGAATACATTCCAAGTCAGGGAGGGGAGGACTGGTTACACACCACCACGTAGCTAGTCACTCCCCCGCCACGCACAGGCTCTGTGTGCAGAAAGCCCAGTTAACAGCACATTCCCCTCCTGAAAGAATTAAATTTATTCATGTTCAGTATCGGGCTTTCTGCTCTTCCATGTGCATACCCATAATAAAAAAGTGACCTGCAAAAGATGACGATTTCACTTCTGATGGGTGAAGACAGCCTCTAAAACACACCTTCAGTTGCTGtgctcagtttttctttttttcattagaaacatttacagggttttgttttggggctttCTAATAACCCATAATCTTGTGGAATTGCAACATCAGGACTGAAGGGAACGTCCGGGCTGTTATATGAAACTGTCCTCTCGGAAAGGGAAAACGATGcatcccttctcctcccacctccAATCGCACAATAGGGGAGCTCAAAGCAAATCACCCTGCAGCTCCCGAAGAAGTTCTGCAAACAGGGAAGATAGAAAAATAGCGAACAGCTCAGGCTTCAAGTAAGGGCaagcagaaaactgtatttatagTGACCACAAGCCTCTGTCACAACAGGCAGTGTAAGAAACTCCttcatttaaaatcttttgcagGTCTCCCTTTTAAGGCCTTAAGAGTCTTTACAGaaagaggaattatttttgtcttgtgcTTGCAATTGCTGCCCCCTAGAGCAACAACAAAATCTCCTACAATTTAACAGTTACAGTGTCTAGTTGTCCACGACCGTGCAAAATACAGACAGGGAGGGATAGAACTACCAACAGGTGTTTAAGCTTCTTGCAGATAAGTACCGTCCTTGACATAAGTTAGGTGCCAAGTGTTTTAAACAACCACACAAACAGCCAAATGTTGAGCAACTGCAATACTGCTGCAATTCAGGTACTCAACATCAgccacagcaaaggaaaaaagcccaaaccaaaacGAGCACTGTTATGGACACAGAAGAGTTCATCTTCACTGGGCAGAATAGTGAATTGCATTCCCAGAAGGGAAGACTGGATGTCGCAGAGTGACTTGGGATCACAAGTCAAACTGAGACCAGTGCAGATGTTGGCACAGATGACAAACACCAGCTGGGGGCCAGTTCCAGAGTGGATTGTCACGGCAGGAGATCCTGTTGCTGAGCAAAGTGATATCCATGAAGAACAGAGGAGTGTTACCCCTCTCGCCAGAAGTTCTAGTCATTAGTTAAGGGACTTTAAGACAACTTCTCAAACTGCAGCAACAGGATTCTGTTGGGTCTTTAGAGATTCAGTCccagagctgttttgggttcaggggaagcagagggagtCTTTTGTGCcaaatctaaaagaaaattgcaaCAGAGAGAGATCAGTTTTCATCAGTAAGAGGGACTAGATCAACCACGTCCGTAACTAACAAATACAGCTTCAGAGCACCTCAGTGCTTCAATATTCAATCGAATTCTCTCAGAAACCCACGCTTCAGGTTTGAGAGGGGACACCGAGTGTTCTCCTGCTGTGAAACCTGACAGTATCAGCTGCccaaataggaagaaaaatgtatggaCAGTCCTCTGACattgtttaattttcctttcaggaaTCTGTTGATGAAATCTACCCCCGTCCCCGACAGGTCTAGGGGAAGCTCAGCATGCAGTTCAAGCCCGTAAGCTCTGGTCACTCACTGTTACTAAATCAAGACTAGTTTAGTACTAGTTTAAGCAGACGTCATACCCATAACACACAAGACATAGTAAGCACAGAACAGAGAAGATGCTGTGTGCTTGGCAGCAACAGGCATGAAACTGATGGTCTACTTTATCACCGTTAACAGAAGAGATAAAAAACACTGGCTGGCTTTGTACAGGCTTGGTTTAAcgacaacaaaaaataattagtcCACGCACTAGCTCCCTCATAGGGCCTTCAACTTTCCTATACCCCATGGCAGAAAGCCCAGGCAGGATTTCTAGCACAGAGGGAAGTTCTCTCAAGACAGAGTCTGGTAGTGACAGACAATGCTACTGAGCACCTGGCAGGGATACCAGGAGAGCTTGCTTTCAACTGTGTAACTGGAATTGGGAAAAATTCCGGTTCAGACTTGAGTTCTGCTAGACATCCCTCATTTTACAAGGCTGTCATAGACCGTAATAGCAGCCAGCTAACGCTACTTGCTGACATCCATACCTCCATCAGAAACAGAGAGCTTTTCCAATTCAGCTTCAAGCTCAGCATCAGAAATAGGTAGATCCAGCACCTTCTGGGGAACAGGAGGCAGATCTACAGGCTCCTTAGTCGAGTCCTGGAGGAGACTGTCCAGCTCCTTCTCAAGTTCCTCAGCGTCCGTCTCTGctgattaaagaaaacattcagttCCCAGCAGAGTTAAGTAGTGTCTTTGCAGCACAGAGTGAGATCCCAGTTTAAGCGAGGTATTATTACTCCCATCCATCATTACTCATAACAATAAGGAactccctgtgctgcttctaACAGTGAAAATTCAGTCCTGATCTCAGGAAGAAGCTACTCCTTTAGAAGTGCTTGTGCTGAGGCATCTAAGggcaagaaaacatttcagcagaGACGAACAAGCTGCAGCAACACACAGGTCAGAGGAAAGAGATCAtcacttaaaaaacaaagtggCAGCCATTctaaaaacagatttaaatcaACACTGCACAACTCTGAACTGAAACCCACCAACACTTAAGAGACTACAAGGATTTGGAGATGCACAAATGCCGATTCCCCTGCAACCCGCTGTCAAAGAAACCCACCCTTGTCAGTCCTCATTCCCTCTCAAGGCACCAGCAGCAACAGCCTCGGTATTTCAGTAAGTGCTTATCCTCCCAGGAAGGAGGGCTAGACACgtgtggggagggagcagggaagggataGCAGCACAAAGGGCCAgaagtggcaaaaaaaaaaaaaaaaaaaaaaaaaaaaaaaaaaaagagaaggatgaaaacccccaaacatacCTAGACCATTGACCCCCACTCCAGCCAGAGTCTGGGCTACTTCATCTTGAGTATCacaaagctgaggaaaaatacACAGCGTTTGatacagaatataaattaaTCTTATGTCTTACTGTAGCCACCTGTGTCAAAattagaaataacaaaaaataaaaaacacaaaccaaccaaaaaaaatcagaagttgaCTTAAAGACAGCAGGTACTACTGCAAAAGAGACTCCCAACATGACAGCTTTTTCACTAGTGGAAGCAGTAACATGGAAGATTTATCAGAAGTGCTACAAGACCAAGTAGCATGTTTGAGGATCTAACCTGAAACAGAATTTcatagtggaaaaaaataaccctgcTAATTTTAGCTTTTTCCTCTAAGTAACGAGCTTATACGGTGGCTTAGGCTATTAAAATAAGGAAGCTGAAGACCAATACATCTCCGCTATGAAATTTTACAGATAGCTTCTCACTAGTTGAAGTCACTGTTTAAGTACACCAGGCTGAAGCTGCTAAAAAAGtaatccttttctgttttttacacCAGCTTGTGCAGACAGATTGCTCTCTTCATTTCAAttcattcaaaataaattcctctcctttcccttacCGAATTACAGAAGATCACGGGTTTGGCAGTTTTAAGAGCCTGTTTTTATGCACATAGTTGCATTCCAGCTTCTAAAGGTATGAACAGACCTTGCTCAACATTCCCTAGGAAAGTTGCGTGCTTGCACAACATTGCTAACCAAAAGAACGCGTGAAATACACACGTTTAACATAAGTTGTGACTACTAGCCAGcaataaatgcaaatacataAAACCACATGCAGCCAGTCATCTGAAGACCTCTCCTTGCCGATCTAAAAAGATCATGTCTGTTTGCTCCGGTGACATATGGAACAGGAACCAAACAGCGCCAGAAGCCTCAGCATTAAGAGCTGGGCAAGCTTGCTGTGTACATCTACACACCACTTGCTTGTTCATGTAGATGTGCTCTTATTTCAGTACCTCTTGTATCTGATCCACCAGGTTCTCCGCCTTCTCCACAGTAACATCCTTCATAGACAGTTTCAGAGCTCCCACACCAGCTTGATAGGCGTTAAAtacctttaaacaaaaaataaaattaaaaaaaaaccttgagaTGCACAGTGCTAAGAACAAAAAACAGGCAGCGTAACCTTCTCTGAAGACCTGTTTTCCAAGCAGGACCCTCAGAGAAACATTAACATCCAAGCAGAAAACCGAACCACAAAAGCAGGTTTATTCAGAGCGATATcccaacaataacaaaaacaattcTGTTTCCTAGAGCAGAGAATAAAGTCCTACCAGCCAGCTCGCACCCCACAGGCAAGAGCTCTGACAAGCAGGTAAAGCGGCACAGATGAGAAGAGTGAGGCTAAAGCGAGATGGACAAAATTAACACGCTACCATCTGGTCAGTCTGGGAGGCATATATACGATCCAAGATCCCCTGCACGGCATCCAGCTTGGAATGAAGCTCTTCAATGCGCCTTTCCGTCCTTCTTTTGGACTTCAAGCATCTCAGGGCCTGGAGACATTACACAGACTTGGATCACAAACCAGGCAGCACTCCaagaaagtgtaaaaaaaaaaaaataaataaatatagcaATTCCTCTGCAGCAAGGTACAAAAACACACCCCAGAGCTGGTTTTAAGAGCTAGATAATTCCATTTTTCACTCTGGA
Above is a genomic segment from Falco biarmicus isolate bFalBia1 chromosome 18, bFalBia1.pri, whole genome shotgun sequence containing:
- the LOC130160515 gene encoding D(1) dopamine receptor-like; the encoded protein is MDGFYSSAEGGGQGGINDTSSRKSWAEEGNSELFFRVVTAALLFLLILSTLLGNTLVCVAVVKFRHLRSKVTNFFVISLAVSDLFVALLVMPWKAATEVAGFWPFGAFCDVWVAFDIMCSTASILNLCIISVDRYWAISNPFRYQRQMTQHVAFVMIGVAWLLSLLISFIPVQLKWHKDRERLSLREPGLNVTREEENCDSSLNRTYAISSSLISFYIPVAIMIVTYTRIFRIARRQIRRISSLERAVEHAQNCHSNDCPHEASLKNSFKRETKVLKTLSIIMGIFVFCWLPFFVLNCMVPFCSADLHEPGELPCVSEVVFNTFVWFGWANSSLNPIIYAFNAEFRRAFATILGCGCLCPSNAVETVNFSNQLVSYHHDTTYQKEVVTLSCPQLLPHAVLPMENNEVSFDRVSQVSKPTRNTCPVDALPAAMHQECETTVSLEKITPFTSNAFD